From a single Aquincola tertiaricarbonis genomic region:
- the glgX gene encoding glycogen debranching protein GlgX yields MPTSYDARLSEGTPHPRGATCIGDGVNFALFSANATKVEVCLFDESGQQELARIALPEYTDEVWHGHIAGIQPGQRYGYRVHGPYEPEKGHRFNPHKLLLDPYARAHVGEVQWRDELFGYTVGHPDADLSFDERDSAPFVPKCVVVDSSFDWKMRERVRVPWDRTVFYEAHVKGMTERHPQVPEAERGTFKGLGHEAVIQHLKQLGVTSIELLPSQTFLSQPFLLDKGLKNYWGYDTIGFFAVHPDYLCEPSVDEFKEMVDRFHKAGLEVILDVVYNHTPEGNELGPTLSFKGIDNASYYRLMPDQPRYYINDTGTGNTVNLSHPRVLQMVTDSLRYWVTEMQVDGFRFDLATILAREPHGFDDGGGFLDACRQDPILSSVKLIAEPWDCGPGGYQVGGFPPGWAEWNDRFRDTVRSYWKGEPGTAAALAGCVTASGDTFNRRGRRPWASVNFITAHDGYVLADLVSYNERHNEANGEDNRDGHGDNRSWNCGAEGPTDDEAINALRAQQQRNLLATLLLSQGTPMMVAGDEFGRTQHGNNNAYCQDNDISWLQWEAIDDRGRALQAFVQRLLALRSELPVLRRGRFLTGQPHEELGLRDAVWWAPDGQEMQPGHWEDGNTLCFGLMLDGRAPRSHLERPADDASVLMLFNAWHEPIDFTLPPPPEDGRQWALAVDTAQPDADGGMAAGGEVRQMAGRSLLLFVSR; encoded by the coding sequence ATGCCCACTTCCTACGACGCCCGCCTCAGCGAAGGCACGCCGCACCCGCGCGGTGCGACCTGCATCGGCGACGGTGTCAACTTTGCGCTGTTCTCCGCCAACGCCACCAAGGTGGAGGTCTGCCTGTTCGATGAGAGCGGCCAGCAGGAGCTGGCGCGCATCGCGCTGCCCGAGTACACCGACGAGGTGTGGCACGGCCACATCGCCGGCATCCAGCCCGGCCAGCGCTACGGCTACCGCGTGCACGGCCCGTACGAGCCCGAGAAGGGCCATCGCTTCAACCCCCACAAGCTGCTGCTCGACCCCTACGCCCGCGCCCACGTGGGCGAGGTGCAGTGGCGTGACGAGCTGTTCGGCTACACCGTGGGCCACCCCGATGCCGACCTGAGCTTCGACGAGCGCGACAGCGCGCCCTTCGTGCCCAAGTGCGTGGTGGTGGACAGCAGCTTCGACTGGAAGATGCGTGAACGCGTGCGCGTGCCCTGGGACCGCACCGTGTTCTACGAAGCCCACGTCAAAGGCATGACCGAGCGCCATCCGCAGGTGCCCGAGGCCGAGCGCGGCACCTTCAAGGGCCTGGGCCATGAGGCCGTGATCCAGCACCTGAAGCAGCTGGGCGTCACCAGCATCGAGCTGCTGCCTTCGCAGACCTTCCTGAGCCAGCCCTTCCTGCTGGACAAGGGCCTGAAGAACTACTGGGGCTACGACACCATCGGCTTCTTCGCGGTGCACCCCGACTACCTGTGCGAGCCCAGCGTCGACGAGTTCAAGGAGATGGTCGACCGCTTCCACAAGGCGGGGCTGGAGGTCATCCTCGACGTGGTCTACAACCACACGCCCGAAGGCAACGAACTGGGCCCGACGCTCAGCTTCAAGGGCATCGACAACGCCAGCTACTACCGGCTGATGCCCGACCAGCCGCGCTACTACATCAACGACACCGGCACCGGCAACACCGTGAACCTGAGCCACCCGCGGGTGCTGCAGATGGTGACCGACAGCCTGCGCTACTGGGTGACCGAGATGCAGGTGGACGGCTTCCGCTTCGACCTGGCCACCATCCTGGCGCGTGAGCCGCATGGCTTCGACGACGGTGGCGGCTTCCTCGACGCCTGCCGCCAGGACCCGATCCTGTCCAGCGTCAAGCTGATCGCCGAGCCCTGGGACTGCGGCCCCGGCGGCTACCAGGTGGGCGGCTTTCCGCCGGGCTGGGCCGAGTGGAACGACCGCTTCCGCGACACCGTGCGCAGCTACTGGAAGGGCGAGCCTGGCACCGCCGCCGCGCTGGCCGGCTGCGTGACCGCCAGCGGCGACACCTTCAACCGCCGTGGCCGCCGGCCCTGGGCCAGCGTCAACTTCATCACCGCGCACGACGGCTATGTGCTGGCCGACTTGGTGAGCTACAACGAGCGGCACAACGAAGCCAACGGTGAGGACAACCGCGACGGCCACGGCGACAACCGCTCCTGGAACTGCGGCGCCGAGGGCCCGACCGACGACGAAGCCATCAACGCCCTGCGCGCGCAGCAGCAGCGCAACCTGCTGGCCACGCTGCTGCTGTCGCAGGGCACACCGATGATGGTGGCGGGCGACGAGTTCGGCCGCACCCAGCACGGCAACAACAACGCCTATTGCCAGGACAACGACATCTCCTGGCTGCAATGGGAGGCCATCGACGACCGTGGCCGTGCGCTGCAGGCCTTCGTGCAGCGGCTGCTGGCGCTGCGCAGCGAACTGCCGGTGCTGCGGCGCGGGCGCTTCCTCACCGGCCAGCCGCACGAGGAGCTGGGCCTGCGTGACGCCGTGTGGTGGGCCCCCGATGGGCAGGAGATGCAGCCCGGCCACTGGGAGGACGGCAACACCTTGTGCTTCGGCCTGATGCTGGACGGCCGCGCGCCGCGCAGCCACCTGGAACGCCCGGCCGACGATGCCTCGGTGCTGATGCTGTTCAACGCCTGGCATGAGCCCATCGACTTCACGCTGCCGCCGCCGCCCGAAGACGGCCGCCAGTGGGCCCTGGCGGTGGACACCGCCCAGCCTGACGCCGACGGCGGCATGGCAGCGGGCGGCGAAGTGCGCCAGATGGCGGGCCGGTCGCTGCTGCTGTTCGTCTCACGCTGA
- a CDS encoding helix-turn-helix domain-containing protein translates to MTLPSVSSQVLKQPSDLGPVVRSQRKSQALRIDDAAGLLGVSVDLMSRLENGQGSVRLDKVMAVLDGLGLALMVLPKEHPWAREAPAKQP, encoded by the coding sequence ATGACCTTACCGTCCGTCTCATCGCAGGTGCTGAAGCAACCTTCCGACCTCGGCCCTGTGGTGCGCAGCCAGCGCAAATCCCAAGCCCTGCGCATCGACGACGCAGCCGGGCTGCTGGGCGTCTCGGTCGACCTGATGTCCCGGCTGGAAAACGGCCAGGGCAGCGTGCGCCTGGACAAGGTGATGGCGGTGCTGGATGGCCTCGGCCTGGCCTTGATGGTGCTGCCGAAAGAGCATCCTTGGGCGCGCGAGGCGCCCGCCAAGCAGCCGTGA
- a CDS encoding plasmid stabilization protein codes for MPSTDWSAKRERQYEHIKSGLKERGKPTKVAEEIAARTVNKERAQHGESKTGSKSSVNDVSPSHRGGQRSHTGEGGRTYAQLYNEAKHKGVKGRSKMNKQELLEAVGR; via the coding sequence ATGCCCAGCACCGATTGGTCTGCCAAGCGCGAGCGGCAGTACGAGCACATCAAGAGCGGCCTGAAGGAACGCGGCAAGCCGACGAAGGTGGCCGAGGAGATCGCCGCCCGCACCGTGAACAAGGAGCGGGCGCAGCACGGCGAATCCAAGACCGGCAGCAAGTCCTCCGTCAACGACGTCTCCCCCAGCCACCGCGGCGGCCAGCGCTCCCACACCGGCGAGGGCGGGCGCACCTATGCGCAGCTGTACAACGAGGCCAAGCACAAGGGCGTCAAGGGGCGGTCGAAGATGAACAAGCAGGAGTTGCTGGAGGCGGTGGGGCGGTAG
- a CDS encoding dihydrodipicolinate synthase family protein, with product MAITLNLPTADGALRPYTLQASAPLASPAGQQPAFNRIAYSAAHVVADPLAAIDPWLQCAVDWDATIAYRQRLWRLGLGVAEAMDTAQRGMGLDWPTSLALIRRSLDAARDHPGALVACGCGTDQLSPDAVRSVDDVIRAYEEQMEAIEALGGRLIVMASRALARVARGPDDYVRVYDRILRQARQPVILHWLGEMFDPALAGYWGGGSVAAAMDTALGIIEAHADQVDGIKISLLDKQQEIAMRRRLPARGGRDGQGVRMYTGDDFNYAELIAGDGHGTARVHGHSDALLGIFDAIAPAASAALAALAAGDEARFHQILAPTVPLSRHMFAAPTRFYKTGVVFMAWLNGHQSHFTMVGGQQSTRSLVHLAELFRLADAARLLDDPALAAQRMRTLLALHGVDA from the coding sequence ATGGCCATCACCCTCAACCTGCCCACCGCCGACGGCGCGCTGCGGCCCTACACACTGCAGGCGTCGGCACCGCTGGCCAGCCCGGCGGGCCAACAGCCGGCCTTCAACCGCATCGCCTACTCGGCCGCGCACGTGGTGGCCGATCCACTGGCCGCCATCGACCCCTGGCTGCAGTGCGCGGTGGACTGGGACGCCACCATCGCCTACCGCCAGCGGCTGTGGCGCCTGGGCCTGGGGGTTGCCGAGGCCATGGACACCGCCCAGCGCGGCATGGGCCTGGACTGGCCCACCTCGCTGGCGTTGATCCGCCGCAGCCTGGACGCGGCCCGCGACCATCCCGGCGCGCTGGTGGCCTGCGGCTGCGGCACCGACCAGCTCTCGCCCGATGCGGTGCGCAGCGTGGACGACGTGATCCGCGCCTATGAAGAGCAGATGGAGGCGATCGAGGCGCTGGGCGGCCGCCTGATCGTGATGGCCAGCCGCGCGCTGGCCCGCGTGGCCCGAGGTCCGGACGACTATGTGCGGGTGTACGACCGCATCCTGCGCCAGGCCCGGCAGCCGGTCATCCTGCACTGGCTGGGCGAGATGTTCGACCCCGCGCTGGCCGGTTACTGGGGCGGTGGCAGCGTGGCCGCGGCGATGGACACGGCGCTGGGCATCATCGAAGCGCATGCCGACCAGGTGGACGGCATCAAGATCAGCCTGCTGGACAAGCAGCAGGAGATCGCGATGCGCCGCCGCCTGCCGGCCCGCGGCGGCCGCGATGGCCAAGGCGTGCGCATGTACACCGGCGACGACTTCAACTATGCCGAGCTGATCGCCGGCGACGGCCACGGCACTGCGCGCGTGCATGGGCACAGCGATGCGCTGCTGGGCATCTTCGATGCCATCGCGCCCGCGGCCAGCGCGGCGCTGGCGGCACTGGCCGCGGGCGACGAAGCGCGCTTCCACCAGATCCTGGCGCCCACGGTGCCGCTGTCGCGCCACATGTTCGCGGCGCCCACCCGCTTCTACAAGACGGGCGTGGTGTTCATGGCCTGGCTCAACGGCCACCAGTCGCACTTCACGATGGTGGGCGGGCAGCAGAGCACCCGCTCGCTGGTGCACCTGGCCGAGCTGTTTCGCCTGGCCGACGCCGCCCGCCTGCTGGACGACCCAGCCCTGGCCGCCCAGCGCATGCGCACGCTGCTGGCGCTGCATGGGGTCGACGCATGA
- a CDS encoding tripartite tricarboxylate transporter substrate binding protein, with protein sequence MNAVRRAALALSSTAFGLGLGLLAAAGPAAAQGPGANGYPGKPIRVIVPFAAGSTTDIMARAISDKLSASLGQQVIVDNRGGASGTIGQQMVAAAPPDGYTLLIHSSSHTVSPWTFAKLPFDTQADFAGITPIASLANVMVISPAKGVKTLPDLLAAARAKPGSFNYASAGQGSATHLNAEKFKLAAHIEATNIPFKGSAEAVSEVLGGRVDYYFSPIAPVIGQIKDGQLLALAVGSPKRSAALPDVPTTAEAGVPGSEFNFWIGMMAPAKTPREIVKRLHDEVAKALASPEVKERFAKLGADPWTLQPEQFDQYIRDEIAANAKLVKAAGLSPQ encoded by the coding sequence ATGAACGCTGTACGCCGCGCCGCCCTGGCGCTGTCCTCCACCGCCTTCGGCCTGGGCCTCGGCCTGCTGGCGGCCGCAGGGCCCGCCGCCGCGCAGGGACCGGGCGCCAACGGCTACCCCGGCAAGCCCATCCGCGTGATCGTGCCGTTTGCGGCCGGCAGCACCACCGACATCATGGCCCGCGCCATCAGCGACAAGCTCAGCGCCAGCCTCGGCCAGCAGGTGATCGTGGACAACCGCGGCGGCGCCAGCGGCACCATCGGCCAGCAGATGGTGGCCGCCGCCCCGCCCGACGGCTACACGCTGCTCATCCACTCGTCGTCGCACACGGTCAGCCCCTGGACCTTTGCCAAGCTGCCGTTCGACACCCAGGCCGATTTCGCCGGCATCACGCCCATCGCGTCGCTGGCCAATGTGATGGTGATCTCGCCGGCCAAGGGCGTGAAGACGCTGCCCGACCTGCTGGCCGCGGCGCGGGCCAAGCCGGGCAGCTTCAACTACGCCTCGGCCGGCCAGGGCAGCGCCACGCACCTCAATGCCGAGAAGTTCAAGCTGGCTGCCCACATAGAAGCCACCAACATCCCGTTCAAGGGCTCGGCCGAGGCGGTGAGTGAAGTGCTGGGCGGCCGGGTGGATTACTACTTCTCCCCCATCGCGCCGGTGATCGGGCAGATCAAGGACGGCCAGCTGCTGGCGCTGGCGGTGGGCTCGCCCAAGCGCTCGGCCGCGTTGCCCGACGTGCCCACCACCGCCGAGGCGGGTGTGCCCGGCTCCGAGTTCAATTTCTGGATCGGGATGATGGCGCCGGCCAAGACCCCGCGCGAGATCGTCAAACGCCTGCATGACGAGGTGGCCAAGGCCCTGGCCTCGCCCGAGGTGAAGGAGCGCTTTGCCAAGCTGGGCGCCGACCCTTGGACGCTGCAGCCCGAGCAGTTCGACCAGTACATCCGGGACGAGATCGCGGCCAACGCCAAGCTCGTCAAGGCCGCCGGCCTGTCGCCCCAATAA
- a CDS encoding TetR/AcrR family transcriptional regulator: protein MSTEPTPVTDERLRDADRSQATILAAARDEFAEHGLGGARVDRIAERAGLNKRLIYYYFADKERLFQAVLEQAYRDIRAAEQALHLLDLKPADAVRRLVEFTWNYYLEHPEFLTLLNSANLHRARHLADSQRARELNSPLIETLAEILERGRREGSFRGGVDPLQLYVSIAGMAYFYLSNNHTLSAVFGRDLMTPKALQQRLSHMSDVILGYLLP, encoded by the coding sequence ATGAGCACCGAGCCCACTCCCGTCACCGACGAACGCCTGCGCGATGCGGACCGTTCGCAGGCCACCATCCTGGCCGCCGCGCGCGACGAGTTCGCCGAGCATGGCCTGGGTGGCGCGCGGGTGGACCGCATCGCCGAGCGGGCGGGCCTGAACAAGCGGCTCATCTATTACTACTTCGCCGACAAGGAACGGCTGTTCCAGGCGGTGCTGGAGCAGGCCTACCGCGACATCCGCGCGGCCGAGCAGGCGCTGCACCTGCTGGACCTGAAGCCCGCGGACGCCGTGCGGCGCCTGGTGGAGTTCACCTGGAACTACTACCTCGAGCACCCCGAATTCCTGACCCTGCTCAACAGCGCCAACCTGCACCGCGCCCGCCACCTGGCCGATTCGCAGCGCGCGCGTGAGCTGAACAGCCCGCTGATCGAGACGCTGGCCGAGATCCTGGAGCGCGGCCGGCGCGAAGGCAGCTTCCGCGGCGGGGTGGACCCGTTGCAGCTGTACGTGTCCATCGCCGGCATGGCGTACTTCTACCTGTCGAACAACCACACGCTGTCGGCAGTGTTCGGCCGCGACCTGATGACGCCCAAGGCGCTGCAGCAGCGCCTGTCGCACATGAGCGACGTGATCCTGGGTTACCTGCTGCCCTGA
- a CDS encoding helix-turn-helix transcriptional regulator: protein MDRTERFYKIELLIRNRRPEQGLVSFNELMDELGVSRATLKRDLEYLRSRMDAPIEYDRFHNGYRFASGAAPAGAGDSPARGATTHELPGVWFSEREIHALLTMHQLIQGLDEGGVLARHLQPLLDKLHRMLGTSEADALALMKRIRIASPARRAVSPRHFELLGSAISLRRQAELNYYVRSRQQASWRTVSPQRLMYHRNTWYLDAWCHASGGLRRFAVDAVRDARLLDTPAQEVPIAEVEAALDAGYGVFGGKALRQATLLFTPEAAEWVAHEQWHPQQQGERLPDGSYRLSLPYTDPTELAMDVLRHGGDVRVLGDDLLLQQVRSALAAAVAGYGGRVEAG, encoded by the coding sequence GTGGACCGTACCGAGCGCTTCTACAAGATCGAACTGCTGATCCGCAACCGCCGGCCCGAGCAGGGCCTGGTGAGCTTCAACGAGCTGATGGACGAGCTGGGCGTGTCGCGCGCCACCTTGAAGCGCGACCTGGAGTACCTGCGCAGCCGCATGGACGCGCCCATCGAGTACGACCGCTTCCACAACGGCTACCGCTTTGCCAGCGGCGCGGCACCGGCCGGGGCAGGTGACTCGCCGGCCCGCGGCGCCACCACGCACGAGCTGCCGGGCGTGTGGTTCAGCGAGCGCGAGATCCACGCGCTGCTGACCATGCACCAGCTGATCCAGGGCCTGGACGAAGGCGGCGTGCTGGCGCGCCACCTGCAGCCGCTGCTGGACAAGCTGCACCGCATGCTGGGCACCAGCGAGGCCGATGCGCTGGCACTGATGAAGCGCATCCGCATCGCCAGCCCGGCGCGACGGGCGGTGTCGCCGCGGCACTTCGAGCTGCTGGGCAGCGCCATCTCGCTGCGCCGCCAGGCCGAGCTGAACTATTACGTGCGCAGCCGGCAGCAGGCCTCGTGGCGCACGGTGTCGCCGCAGCGGCTGATGTACCACCGCAATACCTGGTACCTCGATGCCTGGTGCCACGCCAGCGGCGGCCTGCGCCGCTTCGCGGTGGACGCGGTGCGCGACGCCCGCCTGCTGGACACGCCCGCGCAGGAGGTGCCCATCGCCGAGGTGGAAGCCGCGCTGGACGCAGGCTACGGCGTGTTCGGCGGCAAGGCGCTGCGCCAGGCCACGCTGCTGTTCACGCCGGAGGCGGCCGAGTGGGTGGCGCATGAGCAGTGGCACCCGCAGCAGCAGGGCGAGCGCCTGCCCGACGGCAGCTACCGCCTGAGCCTGCCCTACACCGACCCCACCGAACTGGCCATGGACGTGCTACGCCATGGCGGCGACGTGCGGGTGTTGGGCGATGACCTGCTGCTGCAGCAAGTGCGCAGCGCGCTGGCGGCGGCGGTGGCGGGATATGGGGGGAGGGTCGAGGCGGGTTGA
- a CDS encoding APC family permease: MTTSTAPAAGSDNPKAEPSLHRVMGPWLLLLFIVGDILGTGIYALTGQVASQVGGVVWLPFLVAFVVAVITAFSYLELVTKYPQAAGAALYAHKAFGIHFITFIVAFAVMCSGITSASTASRAFAANLSQAFGLGLEGGFGITAIGLVFMALVAAVNFRGVGESVKLNVLLTCVELSGLLLIIGIGLWAITQGQGDVSRITQFKPNVDGGMFWSVIAATTLAFFAMVGFEDSVNMAEECKDPVRHFPKVLLGGLIITGIIYVLVSISAVTLVAPDKLGEGETPLLQVVQAGAPGFPIGIFGLITMFAVANSALINMLMASRLVYGMAREQVLPAALGKVHSSRRTPYIAIGFTTLLAFGLIAFVGGVPALGGTTALLLLCVFTVVNVAVLVLRRDKVDHKHFRTPTLLPVLGALSCAFLTGPWTGRAAVQYQIAGVLLAVGVGLWALTVVLHRRTGSPAAQDGAAMADKTPMS; this comes from the coding sequence ATGACCACCTCCACCGCCCCGGCCGCCGGCAGCGACAACCCCAAGGCCGAGCCCAGCCTGCACCGGGTGATGGGCCCGTGGCTGCTGCTGCTGTTCATCGTCGGCGACATCCTGGGCACCGGCATCTACGCCCTCACCGGCCAGGTGGCCTCCCAGGTGGGCGGCGTGGTGTGGCTGCCCTTCCTGGTGGCCTTCGTGGTGGCGGTGATCACCGCCTTCAGCTACCTGGAGCTGGTGACCAAGTACCCGCAGGCCGCCGGCGCCGCGCTGTATGCGCACAAAGCCTTCGGCATCCACTTCATCACCTTCATCGTGGCCTTCGCGGTGATGTGCTCCGGCATCACCTCGGCCAGCACCGCCTCGCGGGCGTTTGCGGCCAACCTGTCGCAGGCCTTCGGGCTGGGGCTGGAGGGGGGCTTCGGTATCACCGCCATCGGCCTGGTGTTCATGGCGCTGGTGGCGGCCGTCAACTTCCGCGGCGTGGGTGAAAGCGTCAAGCTCAACGTGCTGCTCACCTGCGTGGAGCTGTCGGGTCTGCTGCTGATCATCGGCATCGGCCTGTGGGCCATCACCCAGGGCCAGGGCGACGTGTCGCGCATCACCCAGTTCAAGCCCAACGTGGACGGCGGCATGTTCTGGTCCGTTATCGCGGCCACCACGCTGGCCTTCTTCGCGATGGTGGGCTTCGAGGACTCGGTGAACATGGCCGAGGAGTGCAAGGACCCGGTGCGCCACTTTCCCAAGGTGCTGCTGGGCGGGCTGATCATCACCGGCATCATCTACGTGCTGGTGTCCATCTCGGCCGTCACGCTGGTGGCGCCCGACAAGCTGGGCGAAGGCGAGACGCCGCTGCTGCAGGTGGTGCAGGCCGGCGCGCCGGGCTTTCCGATCGGCATCTTCGGGCTCATCACCATGTTCGCGGTGGCCAACAGCGCCCTCATCAACATGCTGATGGCCAGCCGGCTGGTGTACGGCATGGCACGCGAGCAGGTGCTGCCCGCCGCGCTGGGCAAGGTGCACAGCAGCCGCCGCACGCCTTACATCGCCATCGGCTTCACCACGCTGCTGGCCTTCGGGCTCATCGCCTTCGTCGGCGGCGTGCCGGCGCTGGGCGGCACCACCGCGCTGCTGCTGCTGTGCGTGTTCACCGTCGTCAACGTGGCGGTGCTGGTGCTGCGGCGCGACAAGGTCGACCACAAGCACTTCCGCACGCCCACGCTGCTGCCGGTGCTGGGCGCGCTGAGCTGCGCCTTCCTCACCGGCCCGTGGACGGGCCGTGCCGCGGTGCAGTACCAGATCGCGGGCGTGCTGCTGGCCGTCGGCGTGGGCCTGTGGGCGCTGACGGTGGTCTTACACCGCCGCACGGGCAGCCCTGCCGCTCAGGATGGCGCCGCAATGGCCGATAAGACACCGATGTCATGA
- a CDS encoding sugar phosphate isomerase/epimerase family protein: MSKVIRSFEASHQWLSINTATVRRQWTLDRIIDECARREIRAISPWRDQVQAAGLQATARQLRAHGMQLSGYCRGGFFPAADEAGLRAALDDNRHAIDEAMTLGAPCLVLVVGSLPGALNGQPAYTSLARARSEVRDGIAATLAHARQVGLPLAIEPLHPMQAAERACVNTLAQALDLCDELDPQRSGALGVALDAYHVWWDPQLQAQIERAGRERLLAYHVCDWLTPTRDLLNDRGMMGDGVIELRQLRGWVEAAGYRGFAEVEIFSEHWWQRPGEDVLDTCIARHRSVV, translated from the coding sequence ATGAGCAAGGTGATTCGCAGCTTCGAAGCCAGCCACCAGTGGCTGTCGATCAACACCGCCACGGTGCGCCGGCAATGGACGCTGGACCGCATCATCGACGAATGCGCGCGGCGCGAGATTCGCGCCATCAGCCCCTGGCGCGACCAGGTGCAGGCCGCCGGCCTGCAGGCCACGGCGCGGCAGCTGCGCGCACACGGCATGCAGTTGTCGGGCTACTGCCGCGGTGGCTTTTTCCCGGCGGCCGATGAGGCGGGCCTGCGCGCCGCGCTGGACGACAACCGCCACGCCATCGACGAGGCCATGACCCTGGGCGCGCCCTGCCTGGTGCTGGTGGTGGGCTCGCTGCCCGGCGCGCTGAACGGCCAGCCTGCCTATACAAGCCTCGCGCGCGCCCGCAGCGAGGTGCGCGATGGCATCGCGGCCACGCTGGCGCACGCGCGCCAGGTGGGCCTGCCACTGGCCATCGAGCCGCTGCACCCGATGCAGGCCGCCGAGCGCGCCTGCGTCAACACGCTGGCGCAGGCGCTGGACCTGTGCGACGAGCTGGACCCGCAGCGCAGCGGCGCGCTGGGCGTGGCGCTGGACGCCTACCACGTGTGGTGGGACCCGCAGCTGCAGGCGCAGATCGAACGCGCCGGGCGCGAGCGGCTGCTGGCCTACCACGTGTGCGACTGGCTCACCCCCACCCGCGACCTGCTGAACGACCGCGGCATGATGGGCGACGGCGTGATCGAGTTGCGGCAGCTGCGTGGCTGGGTGGAAGCCGCCGGCTACCGCGGCTTTGCCGAGGTGGAGATCTTCTCGGAGCACTGGTGGCAGCGCCCTGGCGAAGACGTGCTGGACACCTGCATCGCCCGCCACCGCAGCGTGGTGTAA
- a CDS encoding Gfo/Idh/MocA family protein, producing MATQRLGIVMHGVTGRMGMNQHLIRSIVAIRAQGGVPLRNGDRVMPDPILIGRDAEKIEALARAHGIARFGTNLDAALADPADTVFFDAGTTQMRPQLLARALRAGKHVYCEKPIATTLAEALEIAQVAQSSGLKHGAVQDKLFLPGLRKLDMLRRAGFFGRMLSVRLEFGYWVFEGDLQPIQRPSWNYRKEDGGGMILDMMCHWRYVLDNLFGQVKSISCIGATHIPRRWDEAGRPYEATADDAAYATAELVGHNGEPVIAQLNMSWATRVRRDDLVTFHVDGTDGSAVAGLSDCRAQSRVTTPRPVWNPDVKQTMPFFDQWQDVPDTQVYDNGFKIQWEHFIRHVVEDAPYRWTLPEGAKGVQLVEAATRSWKERRWIDVPALQV from the coding sequence ATGGCCACTCAAAGGCTCGGCATCGTGATGCATGGCGTCACCGGCCGCATGGGCATGAACCAGCACCTGATCCGCTCCATCGTCGCCATCCGCGCGCAAGGGGGCGTGCCGCTGCGCAACGGCGACCGGGTGATGCCCGACCCCATCCTGATCGGCCGCGACGCCGAGAAGATCGAGGCGCTGGCGCGGGCCCATGGCATCGCCCGCTTCGGCACCAACCTGGACGCCGCGCTGGCCGACCCGGCCGACACCGTGTTCTTCGATGCCGGCACCACGCAGATGCGGCCGCAGCTGCTGGCCCGTGCACTGCGCGCCGGCAAGCATGTGTATTGCGAAAAACCCATTGCCACCACGCTGGCCGAGGCGCTGGAAATCGCCCAGGTGGCCCAGTCCTCGGGCCTGAAGCACGGCGCGGTGCAGGACAAGCTGTTTTTGCCCGGCCTGCGCAAGCTCGACATGCTGCGCCGCGCGGGCTTTTTCGGCCGCATGCTCAGCGTGCGGCTGGAGTTCGGCTACTGGGTGTTCGAAGGCGACCTGCAGCCCATCCAGCGGCCGAGCTGGAACTACCGCAAGGAAGACGGCGGCGGCATGATCCTCGACATGATGTGCCACTGGCGCTACGTGCTGGACAACCTGTTCGGCCAGGTCAAGAGCATCTCGTGCATAGGCGCCACCCACATCCCGCGCCGCTGGGACGAAGCCGGCCGGCCCTACGAGGCCACTGCCGACGACGCCGCCTATGCCACGGCCGAGCTGGTGGGCCACAACGGCGAGCCGGTCATCGCCCAGCTGAACATGAGTTGGGCCACCCGCGTGCGGCGCGACGACCTGGTGACCTTCCATGTCGATGGCACCGACGGTTCGGCCGTGGCGGGCCTGTCCGACTGCCGCGCCCAGTCGCGCGTGACCACGCCGCGCCCGGTGTGGAACCCCGACGTCAAGCAGACCATGCCCTTCTTCGACCAGTGGCAGGACGTGCCCGACACCCAGGTCTACGACAACGGCTTCAAGATCCAGTGGGAGCACTTCATCCGCCATGTCGTGGAAGACGCGCCCTACCGCTGGACGCTGCCCGAAGGCGCCAAGGGCGTGCAACTGGTGGAAGCCGCCACCCGCAGCTGGAAGGAACGCCGCTGGATCGACGTGCCGGCGCTGCAGGTGTAA
- a CDS encoding glyoxalase/bleomycin resistance/dioxygenase family protein, which yields MTQLIALMIHAADPAAARAWYQNAFPDAVHVQTVPGLETLHLGGVQLEFVPADDKVASGAAGTVPYWEVPDCTSVLAWLQSQGAVLYRGPMAIENGRVMCQVRDPWGNCIGIRGAQRPA from the coding sequence ATGACACAGTTGATCGCACTCATGATCCACGCGGCAGATCCAGCGGCCGCTCGGGCCTGGTATCAGAATGCATTCCCCGACGCCGTCCATGTCCAGACCGTCCCTGGCCTGGAAACGCTGCACCTAGGCGGCGTTCAGCTTGAGTTCGTACCCGCCGACGACAAGGTTGCCTCCGGTGCAGCCGGCACGGTGCCGTACTGGGAAGTTCCCGATTGCACCTCAGTGCTGGCTTGGTTGCAGTCACAGGGCGCCGTCCTGTACCGCGGTCCGATGGCGATCGAGAACGGCCGGGTCATGTGCCAAGTACGGGATCCTTGGGGCAACTGCATAGGTATCCGGGGTGCGCAGCGTCCAGCCTGA